The Lysobacter panacisoli genome includes a window with the following:
- the fabF gene encoding beta-ketoacyl-ACP synthase II, translated as MSNRPNRRVVVTGLGIVSPLGNDLTSSWDGIVNGRSGIGPITHFDASSFTTRIAGEVRNFDITQWVNPKDAKKMEEFIHYGVAASMMAMQDAGITVDESNAERIGALIGSGIGGLLGIEEQTIKYNEGGPRKVSPFYVPSTIINMLPGQVSLLTGIKGPNFSAVSACATANHSIGMAMRMIQYGDADVMVAGGAERGSSPTSVAGFCSMKAMSTRNDEPTKASRPWDKDRDGFVLGDGAGILILEEYERAKARGARIYCELAGFGASSDAFHMTAPSENGEGPARCMVAAMKDAGVNPEDVAYLNAHGTSTPLGDLAETLAIKRALGDHAYKTMVSSTKSMTGHLLGAAGGVEAIFSVLALHHGIIPPTINLDEAGEGCDLDYVPNVAREKKVDVAMSNGFGFGGTNGTLVFKRV; from the coding sequence ATGTCCAATCGTCCTAACCGACGCGTCGTGGTCACCGGCCTCGGCATCGTTTCGCCGCTCGGCAACGACCTGACCAGCAGCTGGGACGGTATCGTCAATGGTCGCTCCGGCATCGGCCCGATCACCCATTTCGACGCTTCCAGCTTCACCACGCGCATCGCGGGCGAAGTGCGCAACTTCGACATCACCCAGTGGGTGAACCCGAAGGATGCGAAGAAGATGGAAGAGTTCATCCATTACGGCGTCGCCGCCTCGATGATGGCGATGCAGGACGCTGGCATCACGGTCGACGAGTCCAACGCCGAGCGCATCGGTGCGCTGATCGGCTCGGGCATCGGCGGCCTGCTCGGTATCGAAGAGCAGACGATCAAGTACAACGAAGGCGGCCCGCGCAAGGTCTCGCCGTTCTACGTGCCCAGCACGATCATCAACATGCTGCCCGGCCAGGTCTCGCTGCTGACCGGCATCAAGGGCCCGAATTTCTCCGCCGTCTCGGCCTGCGCCACCGCCAACCATTCCATCGGCATGGCGATGCGCATGATCCAGTACGGCGATGCCGACGTGATGGTCGCCGGTGGCGCCGAACGCGGCTCCTCGCCGACGTCGGTCGCGGGCTTCTGCTCGATGAAGGCGATGTCCACGCGCAACGACGAGCCGACCAAGGCCTCGCGTCCGTGGGACAAGGACCGCGACGGTTTCGTGCTCGGCGACGGCGCCGGCATCCTGATCCTCGAAGAGTACGAGCGCGCGAAGGCGCGCGGCGCGCGCATCTACTGCGAGCTCGCCGGCTTCGGCGCCAGCTCCGACGCGTTCCACATGACCGCACCCAGCGAGAACGGCGAAGGTCCGGCGCGCTGCATGGTCGCGGCGATGAAGGACGCGGGCGTCAACCCGGAAGACGTGGCCTACCTCAATGCGCACGGCACCTCGACGCCGCTGGGCGACCTGGCCGAAACGCTGGCCATCAAGCGCGCGTTGGGCGACCACGCGTACAAGACGATGGTCAGCTCGACCAAGTCGATGACCGGCCACCTGCTTGGCGCGGCCGGCGGCGTGGAGGCGATCTTCTCCGTGCTGGCGCTGCACCACGGCATCATCCCGCCGACCATCAACCTGGACGAGGCGGGTGAGGGCTGCGACCTGGACTACGTGCCCAACGTCGCGCGCGAGAAGAAGGTCGACGTCGCCATGTCCAACGGCTTCGGCTTCGGCGGCACCAACGGCACGCTGGTGTTCAAGCGCGTCTGA
- a CDS encoding 3-hydroxyacyl-CoA dehydrogenase NAD-binding domain-containing protein: MIAGLDGLRFQHWQTELRPDGVLVLSFDKAGTPVNTFSQDVLIELDTLLERLALDPPKGVVLRSAKASGFIAGADIKEFQAFDEKGTVGDAIRRGQQTFQRLAELPCPTVAAIHGFCMGGGTEISLACRFRVASNDPSTRIGLPEVKLGIFPGWGGSVRLPRLIGAPAAFDMMLTGRTLSASAARANGLVDKVTDVASLLDVAASFALKGGAQRPFKQRFLGWATNTLPARKLLAPMLTKQVARKARKEHYPAPYALINSWANASGGIQSRLSSERKAVVKLASTPTARNLIRVFFLQERLKSLGGKDHGIRHVHVVGAGVMGGDIAAWSATKGFNVTLQDREQRFIDAALTRAQSLFEKKVKDEAKRAAVAARLKGDLAGDGVAEADLVIEAIIEKAEAKRELYDSLEPRMKFDALLTTNTSSIPLTELREHIARPVHFAGLHYFNPVALMPLVEIIHHDRVSPQTEQRLAAFCKAIDKLPVPVAGTPGFLVNRVLFPYMLEAATAFAEGIPGAAIDKAAVKFGMPMGPIELIDTVGLDVAAGVGAELAPFLGLPIPASLSSPPEAGKRGKKDAQGLYKWENGKPVKPALPKDYQIPSDLEDRLILPLLNEAVACLHDGVVDDAELLDAGVIFGTGFAPFRGGPIQYIRETGVEGLLARMSILHQRYGDRFKPRPGWDSPALRPEAQAPAAAA; the protein is encoded by the coding sequence ATGATTGCTGGCCTCGACGGTCTCCGCTTCCAGCACTGGCAGACCGAACTGCGCCCCGATGGCGTCCTGGTGCTGTCCTTCGACAAGGCGGGAACGCCGGTCAACACGTTCTCGCAGGACGTGCTCATCGAGCTGGACACCCTGCTCGAACGCCTCGCGCTGGACCCGCCCAAGGGCGTGGTGCTGCGCTCGGCCAAGGCGTCGGGCTTCATCGCCGGCGCGGATATCAAGGAATTCCAGGCCTTCGACGAGAAGGGCACGGTCGGCGACGCGATCCGCCGCGGCCAGCAGACGTTCCAGCGTCTGGCCGAACTGCCCTGCCCGACCGTCGCGGCGATCCACGGCTTCTGCATGGGCGGCGGCACCGAGATCTCGCTGGCCTGCCGCTTCCGCGTCGCCAGCAACGACCCGTCCACGCGTATCGGTCTGCCGGAAGTGAAGCTGGGCATCTTCCCGGGCTGGGGCGGCAGCGTGCGCCTGCCGCGCCTGATCGGCGCCCCGGCGGCGTTCGACATGATGCTCACCGGCCGCACGCTGTCGGCTTCGGCCGCGCGCGCGAACGGACTGGTCGACAAGGTCACCGACGTGGCCAGCCTGCTCGACGTCGCCGCGTCGTTCGCGCTCAAGGGCGGCGCGCAGCGTCCGTTCAAGCAGCGCTTTCTCGGCTGGGCGACCAATACCCTGCCCGCGCGCAAGCTGCTCGCACCGATGCTGACCAAGCAGGTCGCACGCAAGGCGCGCAAGGAGCACTACCCCGCGCCGTACGCGCTGATCAACAGCTGGGCGAACGCGAGCGGCGGCATCCAGTCGCGCCTGTCGTCCGAACGCAAGGCGGTGGTGAAGCTCGCTTCCACGCCGACCGCGCGCAACCTGATCCGCGTGTTCTTCCTGCAGGAACGCCTGAAAAGCCTGGGCGGCAAGGACCACGGTATCCGCCACGTGCATGTCGTCGGTGCCGGCGTGATGGGCGGCGACATCGCCGCGTGGTCGGCGACGAAGGGTTTCAACGTGACGTTGCAGGACCGCGAGCAGCGCTTCATCGACGCCGCGCTGACCCGCGCGCAATCGCTGTTCGAGAAGAAGGTGAAGGACGAGGCCAAGCGCGCCGCAGTGGCCGCACGCCTGAAGGGCGACCTCGCCGGCGACGGCGTGGCTGAGGCGGACCTGGTGATCGAGGCGATCATCGAGAAGGCCGAGGCCAAGCGCGAGTTGTACGACTCGCTCGAACCGCGCATGAAGTTCGATGCGCTGCTGACCACCAACACCTCATCGATCCCGCTGACCGAGCTGCGCGAGCACATCGCGCGTCCGGTGCATTTCGCCGGCCTGCACTACTTCAATCCGGTCGCGCTGATGCCGCTGGTGGAAATCATCCACCACGATCGCGTGTCGCCGCAGACCGAGCAGCGCCTCGCCGCGTTCTGCAAGGCCATCGACAAGCTGCCGGTGCCGGTCGCGGGCACGCCGGGCTTCCTCGTCAACCGCGTGCTGTTCCCGTACATGCTCGAAGCGGCGACCGCGTTCGCCGAAGGCATCCCGGGCGCCGCGATCGACAAGGCGGCGGTGAAGTTCGGCATGCCGATGGGGCCGATCGAACTGATCGACACCGTCGGCCTGGACGTGGCCGCGGGCGTGGGCGCGGAGCTGGCGCCATTCCTCGGCCTGCCGATCCCGGCCTCGCTGTCGTCGCCGCCAGAAGCCGGCAAGCGCGGCAAGAAGGACGCCCAGGGCCTGTACAAGTGGGAGAACGGCAAGCCGGTGAAGCCTGCGCTGCCGAAGGACTACCAGATCCCGTCGGACCTGGAGGATCGCCTGATCCTGCCGCTGCTCAACGAAGCGGTCGCGTGCCTGCACGACGGCGTGGTGGACGATGCCGAACTGCTCGACGCCGGCGTCATCTTCGGCACGGGCTTCGCGCCGTTCCGCGGCGGTCCGATCCAGTACATCCGCGAAACCGGCGTCGAAGGCCTGCTCGCGCGCATGTCGATCCTGCACCAGCGCTACGGCGACCGCTTCAAGCCGCGTCCGGGCTGGGATTCGCCGGCGCTGCGGCCGGAAGCCCAGGCACCTGCCGCGGCGGCCTGA
- the tmk gene encoding dTMP kinase — translation MTLRSFPRFITLEGGEGAGKSTVLAALRAVLAETGDEIVGTREPGGTPLAEQIRGLLLDTHHEPPTTDAELLLVFAARAQHVRETILPALERGAWVISDRFTDASYAYQGAARGGDANFIAELERRVVGIEPGLTLLLDVPVDVGLQRARGRGAVDRIEAEREDFFERVRAGYLSRAQAQPHRFRVIDATQPQEAVAAQAVAHLREWIGRQA, via the coding sequence ATGACGCTGCGTTCGTTCCCGCGTTTCATCACGCTGGAAGGCGGCGAGGGCGCCGGGAAGTCGACCGTGCTCGCGGCACTGCGTGCGGTGCTGGCGGAAACCGGCGACGAGATCGTCGGTACGCGTGAGCCCGGCGGCACACCGCTGGCGGAACAGATCCGTGGTCTGCTGCTCGACACGCACCACGAGCCGCCGACGACCGACGCCGAACTGCTGCTGGTATTCGCCGCGCGCGCGCAGCATGTACGCGAGACCATCCTGCCGGCGCTGGAGCGTGGCGCGTGGGTGATCAGCGACCGCTTCACCGATGCCAGCTACGCCTACCAGGGCGCGGCGCGTGGTGGCGACGCGAACTTCATCGCCGAACTCGAGCGCCGCGTGGTCGGCATCGAGCCCGGTTTGACGTTGCTGCTCGACGTGCCGGTGGACGTCGGTCTGCAACGTGCGCGCGGACGCGGTGCGGTCGATCGCATCGAAGCCGAGCGCGAGGACTTCTTCGAACGCGTGCGCGCCGGCTATCTCTCACGCGCGCAGGCGCAGCCGCATCGCTTCCGGGTGATCGATGCGACGCAGCCACAGGAGGCCGTGGCTGCACAGGCAGTCGCGCACCTGCGCGAGTGGATCGGGAGGCAGGCATGA
- the mltG gene encoding endolytic transglycosylase MltG — translation MSRKSGRRFGGFLFLLLLAAAGTGFWLWQRYTSFADASLTGLEPGQTVVVEPGDSLPAVVRKLRASGVRGGELLEWRALAKQLGAAGKLQVGEYALEPGTSPRKLLLAMRDGKVVHRRFTIVEGWNIRELRAALKRSPELEHETDQLDDTALMKALGHAGQHPEGRFLPETYLFTRGDSDLDVLKRAHDGMDKALADAWERRQSDSVLKTPEEMLVLASIVEKETGIAEERPRIAGLFERRLRIGMRLQTDPTVIYGMGTSYDGNIRKRDLTTDTPYNTYTRAGLPPTPIAMPGVDALQAVARPAPGEDLFFVAVGDGSGRHLFARSLAEHDANVRRYLQRYRQARAADARAQERQ, via the coding sequence GTGAGTCGCAAATCCGGACGTCGCTTCGGCGGCTTTCTCTTCCTGCTGCTGTTGGCCGCCGCCGGCACCGGCTTCTGGTTGTGGCAGCGCTACACCAGTTTTGCGGACGCCTCCCTGACGGGCCTGGAGCCCGGGCAGACCGTGGTCGTGGAACCGGGCGACTCGCTGCCGGCCGTCGTGCGCAAGCTGCGCGCCAGCGGCGTGCGCGGCGGCGAACTGCTCGAATGGCGCGCGCTGGCCAAGCAGCTCGGTGCCGCCGGCAAGCTGCAGGTCGGTGAGTACGCGCTGGAGCCGGGGACGTCGCCGCGCAAATTGCTGCTCGCGATGCGCGACGGCAAGGTGGTGCATCGCCGCTTCACCATCGTCGAAGGCTGGAACATCCGCGAGTTGCGCGCGGCGCTCAAGCGTTCGCCCGAACTCGAACACGAAACCGATCAGCTCGACGACACGGCGCTGATGAAGGCGCTCGGCCACGCAGGTCAGCATCCCGAAGGCCGGTTCCTGCCGGAAACCTACCTCTTCACGCGCGGCGACAGCGATCTTGATGTACTCAAGCGCGCGCACGACGGTATGGACAAGGCGCTTGCCGATGCATGGGAACGCCGCCAGTCCGACAGCGTGCTGAAGACGCCGGAGGAAATGCTGGTGCTGGCCTCGATCGTGGAAAAGGAAACCGGCATCGCCGAGGAACGCCCGCGCATCGCCGGGTTGTTCGAACGACGCCTGCGCATCGGCATGCGGCTGCAGACCGATCCAACCGTGATCTACGGCATGGGCACCAGCTACGACGGCAACATCCGCAAGCGCGACCTAACCACCGATACGCCGTACAACACCTACACCCGTGCCGGCCTGCCGCCGACGCCGATCGCGATGCCGGGCGTGGACGCGCTGCAGGCGGTCGCGCGTCCTGCACCGGGCGAAGACCTGTTTTTCGTTGCCGTCGGCGATGGCAGCGGACGGCATCTGTTCGCGCGCTCCCTGGCCGAACACGACGCCAACGTGCGGCGTTACCTGCAGCGTTATCGCCAGGCGCGCGCCGCGGACGCGCGCGCGCAGGAGCGGCAATGA
- the fabG gene encoding 3-oxoacyl-ACP reductase FabG, translating into MSEKLLSGEIALVTGASRGIGAAIADELAAQGATVIGTATSESGAKAIGDRLAAHGGHGRVLDVANAGAIEELIENIAKEFGAVSILVNNAGITRDNLLMRMKDEDWQAILDTNLTSVYRSSKAVMRSMMKARKGRIINIASVIGVTGNAGQANYAAAKAGIIAFSKSLAKEIGSRGITVNVVAPGFIDTDMTKSLPEDARNAMLGQIALGRFGEPADIARAVAFLAGPSAAYITGETLHVNGGMYMP; encoded by the coding sequence ATGAGCGAGAAGCTGCTTTCCGGAGAGATCGCCCTCGTCACCGGCGCCAGCCGCGGTATCGGTGCGGCGATCGCTGACGAACTGGCCGCGCAGGGCGCGACCGTGATCGGTACCGCCACGTCCGAGTCCGGCGCCAAGGCGATCGGCGATCGTCTCGCCGCGCACGGCGGCCACGGTCGCGTGCTCGATGTCGCCAACGCGGGCGCGATCGAAGAACTGATCGAGAACATCGCCAAGGAATTCGGCGCGGTGTCGATCCTCGTCAACAACGCCGGCATCACCCGCGACAACCTGCTGATGCGCATGAAGGACGAGGACTGGCAGGCGATCCTCGACACCAATCTCACCAGCGTCTACCGCAGCAGCAAGGCGGTGATGCGTTCGATGATGAAGGCGCGCAAGGGCCGCATCATCAATATCGCGTCGGTGATCGGCGTGACCGGCAACGCCGGCCAGGCCAACTACGCCGCGGCCAAGGCCGGCATCATCGCCTTCAGCAAGTCGCTGGCGAAGGAAATCGGCAGCCGTGGCATCACCGTCAACGTGGTCGCGCCGGGCTTCATCGACACCGACATGACCAAGTCGCTGCCCGAGGACGCCCGCAACGCGATGCTCGGCCAGATCGCGCTGGGCCGCTTCGGCGAGCCGGCCGACATCGCCCGCGCGGTGGCGTTCCTGGCCGGCCCCTCGGCGGCCTACATCACCGGCGAGACCCTGCACGTCAATGGCGGCATGTACATGCCGTAA
- a CDS encoding tetratricopeptide repeat protein, whose protein sequence is MGSSDASVWLGETHLDANDYLEAVRYFTRAASQGDVRGLRGLSLVLSCADCGASKAEIGKAISKASGW, encoded by the coding sequence ATGGGCAGCTCCGATGCGAGCGTATGGCTCGGTGAAACACACCTCGACGCCAACGATTATCTGGAAGCTGTCCGCTACTTCACACGTGCCGCATCGCAGGGCGACGTGCGCGGATTGCGCGGGTTGTCGCTCGTGCTGTCGTGCGCGGATTGCGGCGCCTCGAAAGCGGAGATCGGCAAGGCGATCTCCAAAGCGTCAGGCTGGTAG
- a CDS encoding tetratricopeptide repeat protein, with protein MNDRERLMQRAQDGDSRAQLALAITYAVGDDVQQDLTAARHWYAMAARQDEPEAAFNLAAMQLHGEGGPQDIEEARRGYARVRDGQLRCERMAR; from the coding sequence ATGAACGACCGAGAACGGCTCATGCAGCGCGCGCAGGACGGCGATTCGCGGGCGCAACTCGCACTGGCGATTACCTATGCCGTTGGCGACGACGTCCAGCAGGACTTGACCGCCGCCCGGCACTGGTACGCGATGGCCGCACGGCAAGACGAACCCGAGGCGGCGTTCAATCTTGCGGCGATGCAACTGCACGGTGAAGGCGGACCGCAGGACATCGAGGAAGCACGACGCGGCTACGCGCGCGTCCGAGATGGGCAGCTCCGATGCGAGCGTATGGCTCGGTGA
- a CDS encoding PilZ domain-containing protein translates to MSGMNAAGGARQGILSCAIKDKAQLYSAYMPFLKGGGIFVPTPKRYFLGDEVFLLLTLPESNERLPVAGKVVWVTPVGAQGNRPAGIGVQFVDSAEGETVKGKIEALLAGTLNAERPTHTM, encoded by the coding sequence ATGAGTGGTATGAACGCAGCAGGCGGCGCGCGCCAGGGCATCCTGTCGTGCGCGATCAAGGACAAGGCGCAGCTCTACAGCGCGTACATGCCGTTCCTCAAAGGCGGCGGCATCTTCGTGCCCACGCCCAAGCGCTATTTCCTCGGCGATGAAGTGTTCCTGCTGCTCACGCTGCCCGAATCCAACGAACGCCTGCCGGTCGCCGGCAAGGTCGTGTGGGTGACCCCGGTCGGCGCGCAGGGCAACCGCCCCGCCGGCATCGGCGTGCAGTTCGTCGACAGCGCCGAGGGCGAGACGGTGAAGGGCAAGATCGAGGCACTGCTGGCCGGCACGCTCAACGCGGAGCGGCCGACGCATACGATGTGA
- a CDS encoding DNA polymerase III subunit delta' produces the protein MSAPEFASWQQRVYEQAVAALDAGRLAHGLLFCGPAQLGKRAVAERLARRLLCQRPGARGEPCGTCRSCHLIDAGTHPDYHFVSFIPNKEGTRLRTEIVIEQIRQLSEQLSLTPQYGGAQVVILDPAEAINNAACNALLKTLEEPVPGRYLWLVSANSTRLPATIRSRCQRYEFKLPQADEALAWLRARGHSEAAAREALDAARGHPGLAHEWLANEGLKLRRDVATDLARLAKGDAGAVETAQRWVGDEDAAVRLRHAADLALAEAAGLTDPVRTRSLAAWFDQANRTRDLLRTTVRADLAVTELLLAWRVASGGRVEGGSRR, from the coding sequence ATGAGCGCGCCGGAATTCGCAAGCTGGCAGCAGCGCGTGTACGAGCAGGCGGTCGCGGCGCTCGATGCGGGCCGCCTCGCGCACGGACTGCTGTTCTGCGGACCCGCGCAGCTGGGCAAGCGCGCGGTGGCCGAACGCCTCGCGCGGCGCCTGTTGTGCCAGCGCCCCGGCGCACGCGGCGAGCCGTGCGGCACGTGCCGCAGCTGTCATCTGATCGACGCGGGCACGCATCCGGACTACCACTTCGTGTCCTTCATCCCGAACAAGGAAGGCACGCGGCTGCGCACGGAAATCGTGATCGAGCAGATCCGCCAGTTGTCCGAGCAGCTCTCGCTGACGCCGCAGTATGGCGGTGCGCAGGTGGTGATCCTCGATCCGGCCGAGGCGATCAACAACGCCGCATGCAATGCGTTGCTGAAGACGCTCGAGGAGCCGGTACCGGGCCGCTATCTGTGGCTGGTCAGTGCGAACTCGACGCGCCTGCCTGCGACCATCCGCAGCCGCTGCCAGCGTTACGAATTCAAACTGCCGCAAGCCGACGAGGCACTGGCCTGGCTGCGCGCGCGTGGGCATTCCGAGGCCGCGGCGCGCGAAGCGCTGGACGCGGCCCGCGGCCATCCGGGCCTCGCGCACGAATGGCTGGCCAACGAAGGTCTCAAGCTGCGTCGCGACGTCGCCACCGACCTGGCCCGCCTTGCGAAGGGCGACGCCGGCGCGGTGGAGACCGCGCAGCGCTGGGTCGGGGACGAGGACGCGGCCGTACGCTTGCGCCATGCCGCGGACCTGGCCCTGGCCGAGGCTGCCGGCTTGACCGACCCGGTGCGAACGCGCAGTCTGGCCGCGTGGTTCGACCAGGCGAACCGGACCCGGGATCTGCTGCGCACGACGGTGCGTGCGGACCTCGCGGTCACCGAATTGTTGCTGGCCTGGCGCGTCGCGAGTGGCGGCCGGGTCGAGGGGGGAAGCAGGAGATGA
- a CDS encoding aminodeoxychorismate synthase component I, with amino-acid sequence MLLTRSLPASFDLLSLQRLSPARYPLLLESSAHGTAQGRWDMLLIAGGERLTLDAQGRVRDGERDTGETDFFRALDARWQTSRVPRDEPRWPFRGGWALFFAYEAAAQVEPVLRLPQADGVLPVALALRCPAAVLRDHTSGETMLVVETEHEAMASSVLDDIEALAAQPPLPAWQPPSALDEDEPQHFTDGVSRVLDYLAAGDVFQANLSRGWRARFDGTIEAASLFQRLRENNPAPFAGVFADHDWAVVSASPERLVSVRGDVVETRPIAGTRPRFAGDDDAARVQELVGHPKERAEHVMLIDLERNDLGRVCTPGSVEVDELMTVESYAHVHHIVSNVRGRLRTDATPGQVIRAVFPGGTITGCPKVRCMQIIAELEGVGRGAYTGAMGWLNRDGDMDLNILIRSAELERRDGHSALRFRTGAGIVADSDPQRELDETRAKARGMLRALGAGG; translated from the coding sequence ATGCTGCTGACCCGCTCCCTGCCTGCCTCCTTCGACCTGCTGTCATTGCAGCGCCTGTCGCCCGCGCGCTATCCGTTGCTGCTGGAATCCAGCGCGCACGGCACGGCGCAGGGACGCTGGGACATGCTGCTGATCGCCGGTGGCGAGCGCCTCACGCTCGATGCGCAGGGCCGCGTGCGCGACGGCGAACGCGACACCGGCGAGACCGATTTCTTCCGCGCCCTAGACGCGCGCTGGCAGACATCACGCGTGCCGCGCGACGAACCTCGGTGGCCATTCCGCGGCGGTTGGGCGCTGTTTTTCGCTTACGAAGCCGCGGCGCAGGTCGAGCCGGTGCTGCGTCTGCCGCAGGCCGATGGCGTACTGCCCGTCGCGCTCGCATTGCGATGCCCCGCGGCAGTGCTGCGCGACCACACCAGTGGCGAGACGATGCTGGTGGTCGAAACGGAGCACGAGGCGATGGCATCGTCCGTGCTCGACGACATCGAGGCACTCGCGGCGCAACCACCCTTGCCGGCATGGCAGCCGCCGTCGGCGCTGGACGAAGACGAACCGCAGCACTTCACCGATGGCGTGAGTCGCGTGCTCGACTACCTCGCCGCGGGCGACGTCTTCCAGGCCAATCTGTCGCGCGGCTGGCGCGCGCGGTTCGATGGAACGATCGAAGCGGCATCGCTGTTCCAGAGGCTGCGCGAGAACAATCCCGCGCCATTCGCAGGCGTGTTCGCGGACCACGACTGGGCGGTGGTCAGTGCCTCACCCGAACGACTCGTTTCCGTGCGCGGCGATGTCGTCGAAACGCGGCCCATCGCCGGCACGCGCCCGCGTTTCGCTGGCGACGACGATGCCGCGCGTGTCCAGGAACTGGTCGGCCATCCCAAGGAGCGCGCCGAGCACGTGATGCTGATCGACCTGGAGCGCAACGACCTGGGTCGCGTGTGCACGCCGGGCAGCGTCGAGGTCGACGAGCTGATGACCGTCGAAAGCTACGCGCACGTGCACCACATCGTCAGCAACGTGCGCGGACGACTGCGCACGGACGCGACGCCGGGTCAGGTGATCCGTGCGGTGTTCCCCGGCGGCACCATCACCGGTTGCCCGAAGGTGCGCTGCATGCAGATCATCGCCGAACTGGAAGGCGTGGGCCGTGGCGCGTACACCGGCGCGATGGGTTGGCTCAACCGCGACGGCGACATGGACCTCAACATCCTGATCCGCAGCGCCGAACTGGAACGCCGCGACGGACACAGCGCGCTGCGTTTCCGCACCGGCGCGGGCATCGTCGCGGACTCCGATCCGCAGCGCGAACTCGACGAAACGCGCGCCAAGGCACGCGGCATGCTGCGCGCGCTGGGAGCCGGCGGATGA
- the pabC gene encoding aminodeoxychorismate lyase, giving the protein MSVATVRCFVGDEAVASWPDDDRGLAYGDGLFETVRAHAGTLPWWPAHWQRLQRGAHALGFALPRRERVRAEAEALLDGEGGVLKLIVTRGGGGRGYAPSEGAAPYWRLSRHDAPPALPQAGLHLRWCELRLSLQPALAGIKHCNRLEQVMARAEWRDPDIHDGLLCSTEGDVVCATAANLFVLSDAGWITPAVDRCGIAGVCRDWAMQVLGAAETRVAVTDVEAAHAVFLCNAVRGILPVARLRDRSWRPHPQVLELQRRLAAEHPAFATEVS; this is encoded by the coding sequence ATGAGCGTGGCGACCGTGCGGTGCTTCGTCGGCGACGAAGCGGTCGCGTCGTGGCCGGACGACGACCGGGGCCTGGCCTACGGCGACGGCCTGTTCGAAACCGTCCGCGCGCACGCTGGCACGTTGCCGTGGTGGCCTGCGCACTGGCAACGCCTGCAACGCGGCGCGCATGCGCTCGGCTTCGCATTGCCGCGACGGGAGCGCGTGCGCGCCGAAGCCGAGGCCTTGCTGGACGGCGAGGGCGGTGTACTCAAGCTCATCGTCACCCGTGGCGGTGGCGGTCGCGGTTATGCGCCATCGGAAGGGGCCGCGCCGTACTGGCGACTGTCGCGCCATGACGCGCCGCCCGCGCTGCCGCAGGCGGGATTGCACCTGCGCTGGTGCGAACTGCGTCTCTCGTTGCAGCCTGCACTGGCCGGCATCAAGCATTGCAACCGCCTGGAACAGGTCATGGCGCGCGCCGAGTGGCGCGATCCGGACATCCACGATGGCCTGCTGTGCAGCACCGAAGGCGACGTCGTCTGTGCGACCGCGGCGAACCTGTTCGTGCTGTCGGATGCGGGGTGGATCACGCCGGCCGTGGACCGCTGCGGCATCGCCGGCGTGTGCCGGGACTGGGCCATGCAGGTCCTGGGCGCGGCCGAGACCCGCGTGGCTGTGACCGATGTCGAAGCAGCGCACGCGGTTTTCCTGTGCAATGCGGTGCGCGGTATCCTGCCGGTCGCGCGGTTACGCGATCGCTCGTGGCGACCGCACCCGCAGGTGCTCGAGCTGCAACGCCGCCTCGCCGCCGAGCATCCCGCATTCGCCACGGAGGTTTCGTGA
- the acpP gene encoding acyl carrier protein: MSSIEERVKKIVVEQLGVKEEEVTNNASFVDDLGADSLDTVELVMALEEEFECEIPDEEAEKITSVQQAIDYVKAHVKS, translated from the coding sequence ATGAGCAGCATCGAAGAGCGCGTCAAGAAGATCGTGGTCGAACAGCTTGGCGTTAAGGAAGAAGAAGTCACCAACAACGCTTCGTTCGTCGACGACCTCGGCGCTGACTCGCTCGACACCGTCGAGCTGGTGATGGCCCTCGAAGAAGAGTTCGAGTGCGAGATCCCGGACGAGGAAGCCGAGAAGATCACCTCGGTGCAGCAGGCCATCGACTACGTGAAGGCTCACGTCAAGTCGTAA